Proteins encoded in a region of the Rothia mucilaginosa genome:
- the rplV gene encoding 50S ribosomal protein L22, which translates to MEAKASARFVRVTPMKARRVVNLIRGKQAEEALAILKFAPQAASEPVYKIVASAVANARQKATQQGLPFREEELFISEAFVNEGPTMKRIQPRAQGRAYRINKRTSHITVVVATPEKEEDR; encoded by the coding sequence ATGGAAGCCAAGGCATCAGCGCGTTTCGTTCGCGTTACGCCTATGAAGGCCCGCCGTGTCGTCAACCTGATCCGTGGTAAGCAGGCGGAAGAGGCTCTGGCGATTCTGAAGTTCGCCCCCCAGGCAGCTTCGGAACCGGTATACAAGATCGTTGCTTCGGCAGTAGCTAACGCTCGTCAGAAGGCAACCCAGCAGGGTCTGCCCTTCCGCGAGGAAGAGCTGTTCATCAGCGAAGCATTCGTGAACGAGGGCCCGACCATGAAGCGCATTCAGCCCCGCGCTCAGGGTCGCGCATACCGAATCAACAAGCGCACCAGCCACATCACCG